In Carnobacterium sp. CP1, the following are encoded in one genomic region:
- a CDS encoding DUF3592 domain-containing protein, which translates to MVEMTRDYVLLAVLALMAVLTVSFLTLGIWLYLKERRIKKNSINHILGEVVNYSYNQSRAPVVEYEVNGKNYKTALRYSVVITTSSTFKPIKSKVKGDILDTKLRIRNNSAASINMTMQEAFPLGSYMNVYYNPDKPKESFVERFAPSYIGLVFMFASIIPLCGIVLITLFS; encoded by the coding sequence ATGGTAGAAATGACTAGGGATTATGTTTTATTAGCAGTATTAGCTCTAATGGCAGTATTAACAGTAAGTTTTTTAACATTAGGAATTTGGTTGTATTTGAAGGAACGAAGAATTAAGAAAAATAGCATTAACCATATACTAGGGGAAGTGGTTAATTACTCATATAACCAATCACGGGCACCGGTCGTAGAATATGAAGTCAACGGTAAAAATTATAAAACCGCTTTGCGCTATTCAGTAGTCATAACAACTTCATCTACTTTTAAACCTATAAAATCAAAGGTAAAAGGCGATATACTAGACACGAAATTGAGAATTAGAAATAATTCTGCAGCTTCTATCAATATGACCATGCAAGAAGCCTTTCCACTAGGAAGTTATATGAACGTTTATTACAATCCTGATAAGCCAAAAGAGTCTTTTGTTGAGCGTTTTGCACCAAGTTATATAGGGCTGGTATTTATGTTTGCTTCAATTATTCCTCTATGTGGTATTGTTTTGATTACTCTTTTTTCCTGA
- a CDS encoding GNAT family N-acetyltransferase codes for MKLRALEINDLPVVHELNNEHSIMSYWFEEPYESLTELQYLFDKHLLDESERRFIVEDDKNIVGIVELVEINYIHRNCEIQIIIKPEFSGKGYAKFAFERATNYAFDVLNMHKIYLYVDTDNEKAVYIYESQGFKKEGLLREQFYTNGKYKNAYLMALLKKEYIS; via the coding sequence TTGAAACTTAGAGCACTAGAAATTAATGATCTACCTGTTGTACACGAGTTAAATAATGAACATTCTATTATGTCTTACTGGTTTGAAGAACCTTATGAATCACTTACTGAATTGCAATACCTTTTCGATAAACATCTATTAGATGAGTCTGAAAGAAGATTTATTGTAGAAGATGATAAAAATATTGTGGGCATAGTTGAATTAGTCGAAATCAATTACATACATCGTAATTGTGAAATTCAAATCATTATCAAACCAGAATTCAGTGGTAAAGGTTATGCTAAATTTGCTTTTGAAAGGGCAACAAATTATGCTTTTGATGTTTTGAATATGCATAAAATATATTTATACGTTGACACTGATAATGAAAAAGCAGTCTACATTTATGAATCTCAAGGTTTTAAAAAAGAAGGCTTGTTGAGAGAACAGTTCTATACTAATGGAAAATATAAAAATGCCTACTTAATGGCTTTGTTAAAAAAGGAGTACATTTCCTAA
- a CDS encoding CopY/TcrY family copper transport repressor — protein MTTKVKTTITEAEWEVMRVAWTAETVTSKEIVAVLKDKMNWKPATIKTLIGRLVEKGLLATEPVGNKFIYTPTVSEEDSVKNVTLDVFSQMCNKKVGTTLANLLAEATLSHEDVRLLEEVLAQKKKEAVDEVACNCAPGQCNC, from the coding sequence ATGACAACGAAAGTAAAAACAACGATTACTGAAGCTGAATGGGAAGTAATGCGGGTTGCATGGACAGCTGAAACGGTTACGAGCAAAGAAATCGTGGCTGTATTAAAAGACAAAATGAATTGGAAACCAGCTACGATCAAAACATTGATAGGAAGACTGGTTGAAAAAGGATTATTAGCCACTGAACCAGTGGGGAATAAATTTATTTACACACCTACTGTTAGTGAAGAAGATAGTGTTAAAAACGTGACACTGGATGTGTTTTCACAAATGTGCAATAAAAAGGTTGGCACAACGCTTGCCAATTTATTGGCAGAAGCAACCTTGAGCCATGAAGACGTGAGATTGTTAGAAGAAGTTTTAGCTCAGAAAAAGAAGGAAGCTGTAGATGAAGTAGCATGTAATTGTGCTCCTGGCCAATGCAATTGCTAG
- a CDS encoding YibE/F family protein produces the protein MKINLGKKAFFLYGFILLCLISSIVFVQNNFHLYEQPIAEVVEATLKEEQEAIDLPNTKDHLFYQHLVGKIKNGDRKGQLISLENKYSSSGAYDHNYQIGDELFVSIQTNNGESLRGVIDGPKRDKYVVVAAWLFILTVLLIGKRSGLFSLISLIINVLVLSLALNNYVNSERASLLLICGGLVVFFTVTSLLLISGNNEKTYAAILATLAGTFSALLIAYIVMVLTAEKGLRYEEMAFITRSPQKVFLASILVGSLGAVMDIAITITSSLYELYDKNKDIPLKDLKASGMEIGKDIMGTMTNVLFFAYVSGSIPMVLLYLKNGSALGYTLSMNLSLELTRALVGSIGIVLTIPISIYTATYFIRKKSAAK, from the coding sequence TTGAAAATTAATTTAGGGAAAAAAGCGTTTTTTTTATATGGCTTTATTTTGCTGTGTCTCATCTCATCGATAGTGTTTGTGCAAAACAATTTTCACTTATATGAACAGCCCATAGCTGAAGTAGTAGAAGCAACACTTAAAGAAGAACAGGAAGCGATTGATTTACCTAATACTAAAGATCATTTGTTTTATCAACATTTAGTTGGAAAAATAAAAAATGGAGACCGAAAAGGACAACTGATCTCATTAGAAAATAAATACTCCTCATCGGGGGCATATGACCACAACTATCAAATAGGAGATGAATTATTTGTCTCAATCCAAACTAATAATGGAGAGAGCTTGAGAGGCGTTATTGACGGTCCAAAACGAGATAAGTATGTTGTGGTGGCAGCGTGGTTATTTATCCTAACGGTATTGCTTATTGGCAAAAGAAGCGGATTGTTTTCGCTAATCAGTTTAATTATCAACGTCTTAGTGTTGTCACTCGCATTAAATAACTATGTAAACTCAGAACGTGCCAGTTTACTGCTTATTTGCGGCGGGTTAGTGGTTTTTTTCACGGTTACTTCTTTGTTATTGATCAGCGGAAACAATGAAAAAACGTATGCTGCTATCCTAGCGACATTGGCAGGAACTTTTTCCGCATTGCTTATAGCGTACATAGTCATGGTTCTGACGGCTGAAAAAGGTCTTAGATACGAGGAAATGGCGTTTATAACGAGATCGCCGCAAAAAGTGTTTTTAGCCAGCATTCTAGTTGGTTCTTTAGGAGCTGTAATGGATATTGCAATTACCATAACCTCTTCGCTTTATGAACTGTATGATAAAAATAAAGATATTCCGCTAAAAGACTTAAAGGCATCTGGTATGGAAATAGGCAAAGACATCATGGGTACAATGACGAATGTTTTGTTTTTTGCGTATGTTAGCGGAAGTATTCCTATGGTCCTTCTCTATTTAAAAAACGGCTCTGCATTGGGGTACACCTTATCTATGAATTTATCCTTGGAATTGACTAGGGCGCTTGTTGGAAGTATCGGTATTGTCTTAACCATTCCGATCAGCATCTATACAGCGACTTATTTCATTCGCAAAAAGAGTGCAGCAAAATGA
- a CDS encoding S66 family peptidase, whose amino-acid sequence MKKPNALKKGDKVAIVSLSSGILGEDFCSHQLELGKKRLMTLGLEPVFMRNSLKGIDYLKQHPESRAQDLKEAFRNPAIKGIICAIGGDDTYRLLPFLLEDKEFIQNVQANPKLFTGFSDTTINHLMFYQLGMVSFYGPNFINDVAELADDLLPYTKTTLQSYLEGHELHEILSSKFWYEERTDFSQTAVGTERIQHLEKKGYEVLQGSGSFSGPLLGGCLESFYDLLAGERYPDEVEISQKYHLFPSIEQWEGKILFLETSEEKPSPEELEKELMTLKQTGIFSVINGILVGKPQDEVYYEEYKKIYKKVVSDDTMPILYNVNFGHAYPHCALPYGIHTTVDLTEKTISFNESYFQTTEHKEW is encoded by the coding sequence ATGAAGAAACCGAATGCATTAAAAAAAGGAGATAAAGTAGCTATTGTCAGTCTTTCAAGTGGTATCTTGGGAGAAGATTTTTGTTCCCATCAACTTGAGTTAGGGAAAAAGCGTTTAATGACATTAGGATTGGAGCCTGTCTTTATGCGCAATTCTTTAAAAGGGATAGACTATTTAAAACAGCATCCTGAATCGCGTGCTCAAGATTTAAAAGAAGCTTTTCGAAATCCAGCTATCAAAGGAATAATCTGTGCTATTGGAGGCGATGATACATATCGTTTATTGCCATTCTTATTAGAGGACAAGGAATTTATTCAGAATGTGCAAGCGAATCCCAAGTTATTTACAGGATTTTCCGATACCACTATCAATCACTTAATGTTCTACCAGTTGGGGATGGTCTCTTTTTATGGCCCTAATTTTATCAATGATGTAGCGGAACTCGCTGATGATTTGTTGCCATATACGAAAACCACATTGCAATCTTATTTAGAAGGACATGAACTACACGAAATTCTTTCAAGTAAGTTCTGGTATGAAGAACGCACTGATTTCTCTCAAACAGCGGTAGGGACCGAGCGCATCCAGCACCTTGAAAAAAAAGGGTACGAAGTTTTACAAGGATCAGGTTCCTTTTCCGGACCTTTGTTAGGAGGGTGTTTAGAAAGTTTCTATGATTTGCTGGCTGGAGAACGTTATCCAGATGAAGTTGAGATAAGTCAGAAGTACCATTTGTTTCCTTCTATAGAACAATGGGAAGGAAAAATCCTGTTTCTAGAAACCAGTGAGGAAAAACCTTCTCCGGAGGAATTAGAAAAAGAATTAATGACTTTAAAACAAACCGGTATTTTCTCTGTTATCAACGGCATATTAGTTGGAAAACCGCAAGATGAAGTTTATTATGAAGAGTACAAAAAAATCTATAAAAAGGTTGTCTCTGATGACACAATGCCCATATTGTATAACGTTAATTTTGGACATGCTTACCCGCATTGTGCGTTGCCTTATGGGATACATACAACGGTAGATTTAACTGAAAAAACGATTTCTTTTAATGAATCATATTTCCAAACTACTGAGCATAAGGAATGGTGA
- a CDS encoding TetR/AcrR family transcriptional regulator, with protein MNTKSLLIDTATSLFQQKGYKNVGLNEILKACNVTKGALYHHFPNGKEELLITCLQGLNEAITTDIEAIFNRYPSAEDAILSMIDKLVHSFEQNGTIIGYTFSSIVSEMATMSEPVRTACNALYENLQHLYCKKLLTNGYSDESASAMALLLTASIEGAMMLCLTQKSAKPLKTVAALLPSILKVNN; from the coding sequence ATGAATACAAAATCGCTATTAATTGATACTGCTACGTCCCTTTTTCAGCAAAAAGGCTATAAAAATGTCGGTCTTAACGAGATTTTAAAAGCCTGTAATGTTACAAAAGGAGCTCTCTATCATCATTTTCCAAATGGAAAAGAAGAATTATTGATTACTTGTTTGCAAGGTTTGAATGAAGCCATCACCACAGATATCGAAGCTATTTTTAATCGATACCCATCAGCTGAGGACGCTATACTCTCAATGATCGATAAGTTGGTTCACAGCTTTGAACAGAATGGCACTATTATCGGCTATACATTTAGCAGCATTGTTAGTGAAATGGCCACGATGAGTGAACCGGTCCGCACTGCTTGTAATGCTCTATATGAAAATCTTCAACACCTTTACTGCAAGAAGCTGTTAACAAATGGTTATTCAGATGAATCAGCTTCTGCTATGGCACTATTGCTGACAGCTTCAATCGAAGGCGCAATGATGCTTTGTTTAACGCAAAAATCCGCAAAACCTTTAAAAACAGTTGCCGCATTATTGCCAAGTATCTTAAAAGTGAACAATTAA